The genome window CATTACTGTTACCATCTTCTTTAAACCTTGTAACCTTTGAAGAAGACAATGGTGAGGATAATGACAATGATAGGATACTCCcattatcattatcatcattATTATTGCTCGGACTCTGCGTgttggatcctccaaaagtagtgtcTCTTTGGAAAATAGGACACGAGTACGGCAGCATTTTCTGAGAGTCCGTGCAACATAGGTTATCACTTTCATTCCTTGGCTTTACCCCCAGAGATAAGTTCAGATCAAGATCACAATCTGAAACCTTCCTTTTCAAAGGAGTCTGCTTCTGAAGATTTATGGCTCTTGCTTGAGCTTTTGCAGCAATATGAGATAATATTGGAGTGAGCTCACCACTATGGTTTTCACGCTCAAGAAAGAATcccatttcatctttaatttcatgTGTTTGTAAAGTGGATCTTTCACTGATGAAAGAGGGATTCCTTTTACATAAATCTTCATTTGCTTCCCTACCGTGGTTGCTACCAAATATCCTCTCAGTCAGTGTTGTGTAAAATCCTCGACTGCTCCTGTCTAGTGTGCTTTGCCCCCTTGTCCAATTACCATGACAATTCCAAGAAGCATTTTCATATCTGGAAAATGAGTTTATAACAAAGAAttattgttttcctttttttttttagggAAATAAAAGAGGCGGGTGAAATGCAGTTTCAAAGGGTTGATATCAGTCGAATATAGTAATTTTTTTAATCGGTGCATAAAAATATGTGTGAAAAATTAAATCACTGAAATGTCAACAAATACTAATTTCTGAACTTATAATTGCAGAAGCACAATGGACTTAATTATGAGAACATAAACGTTGAATCAATCAAATTTAAATTCTCGATATGCTTATAATATGAAGAGGAAGCTAAGTGAAAGCAGGAAATTAAGATAGGAATCATATGCATTACATACCTAAAAGTGGAATTGAGCCTCTGATGAAAAGTAGGGAACATAGGGAGTTGGTTCAAGTTGTAGATATTTGGATCTCCACCTTCCATAAAAAGACTGTGATGTGCAATTCCTATAGAAAATAAGTCAGAATCAAAATTTACTACCgaaaaaaaaaacctaaaatTTGAAACTAACAAAGAGAGAAATATTATAAAAGCATACCTTGACTTTGGTCATCCATCTTCTTGCTTCTATACATCTATGAGACACAAACAGATCAAAGGGAGAAAAGTTAATCAGAGAAGGCTAAGCAATTATGTTAAGTGAGATAACATTATCTTTATCATCTGAATTTAAATGAACCAAAAACTTATAGATCTTGATTTTTATTATAGAAACTCTAATTTACCTGCAAATGGCTCTTGACATGAGCAATGTTGAGTCCTTTTATGTTCATCATTTGAAGAACTAACTTTGGTGTTGCTCCTGCACCAAAAAtagaagcaaaagaaaaatagGCAAATTGTTAAACAAGGCCAAATACTCTTATAAATCATCAATATTGAACTGTGACCGTCTCATCTAAAAGTTTAAACTGTTATAGGAAATACAGAATTGGAGATTAGTTAGCTATTACAAACTCAAAAATGTTGTAAAAACTTACGATCTTGTCCACCAAGTCTTTCCACAGCATGAATGAAGCGGAGATGGAGATCAGGTGTCCATCGGAGTCTAGGCATCTTGGATCGAACATAAGGTCTCACAGAGGGTTTCTTTTCACTCTCTTCAACTGTACTATTGCTTGAGCTTCCTCCATCCTTAAACTTGCTCGAATTGTTCTCCTCTTCATCCTCATTTTTTCCTGAATTCGAGCTCGTCTTGGAATTACATCCACTCTCGCCACTATCCTCCATCATCTTTTACTATAAGTTTCTCTTTTTAGCTTGTCTTAAACTTGAGATTCTTGCAATATGATCTACAGAAAAGGAGAAGAAGGAAACGTTAAATCTTTTAGCATCTCCTGTGATGAATTAGGGCTTCTTACAAACTGCATACCTCTAAACTAAATTTTCATTCTATCTGAGGAGATGGTAGACATGAAATTTAACAAGTGAAATATTCCATAGACTGATGTCGGAAAAGGAAAAAAACGGAAGTTACAGTTCTACGTAGAACCAATGGGAAAATCAAACCCTAGACTTGTAAAGTAAGATGGAAGACACACACACCCCTCTCCCCCTCTCCCCCACACCCATCTAAGCAATTATTTATCTAactctttattaattattatatgtATCCATGCATGCATGATTCCATGGATGATGCACATCATAATTAACACTATAAATCTTAAAACTAAAGCAAAATTTACGTCATGTGAGGCCAGCTCTAAGTTGTAAAGCATCTGTAGGAAAAGCAGCATGTCACGAAAATTGCCTTTTTtctaaatataaaagaaaaaaggaaagaaaaggttTCTTTTTTTCCCTTCAAAATACAACAAAATAATACGCCATCTATCTTAATTTACTATAACATTCGTTCTCTTTTTAGACATTCTAAAATAATTATGACATCATTTCATTAATTTTCAAGAACTCAAATTCATTTAGCAACTGTTGTTTCTATCAAACTATTTTTTTCAATAATTGAATATTGTTTCACACTACCACTCATATAATATATAAgttaaattattatattaaatTTCGTACTCAATCAAATATTATCATACAAAAATAAGAGTGAGAGAGTATTACATAGCTATTATGAAAAATCTGGAGATCAACATATATCATGGTACTGTAAAATAATTCAGTAAATTGTGTGGACTATTTTTAGCGCGCAAAAAAATTGGCACTTTTTTCATATGTCTAAACTTTGATAGACAGAGTTATCCCGCACCTATAATAATGGGAGATAATATGTACTTTCTGAAATTAGTTAAAATACACACAAGCTAGTCTAAATAGCATAATTATAAAAAGAATTGTGTGGACTGCTTCAAGCCTCCAACATCATTGAGAAACATACCTATTTCTACTAATATCAACGGAAGTACAAAGGCCTAAGAAACTTAAAATAGTCTTGTTTATAGACTGAGTCTCGGTAAGTCAAAAATACATTTTGGTTTCTCTTGTTTTATAGAAATGAGTCTTGGGACCACACTGATCAATGAAGATTGAAATTCTCCCATTTTTAATACTATCAATACCAAAAGATTCCAATATAAACTTAGCAGCTTATATCGGTTTTCCAAATTTCCCTGCTCTTTCACATTGGAAAGAAGGAAAATTTTCCTTTGTTCAATTTGTCCCATTTGATCTATCCCAATTTATTTTAATTCTTGAGCGACTTAATTGTCCTTCCACTggacaaaattatttttttatcaaaCATGGCCCAGAATTCATCTAACATAACGTgatatatcaaagaaaatttaAGTTCAATATAATGGTATAAAGAAGAGTATCTGGAGAGCGATTATCTTGGTTTGGGGCTGTGGTGGGGTGGGGAGAATTAATTAAACAATATTTGGACAAAAAGATTGAGTCAAGTGAGCAGAACAAACATGAGTTGCTAATGGTAGCGAGTGCGAAAATACTTATCCACGTCTCGTTTAAATCAAACTAATGAATGATATATGCCTTTCAATACACTTTTACTGCTTAACCgttaataataaatatatagTATCACCTTAATTTATTTCTTAACCGATAGTATATATTAGTATGGTTTAGTATAATAGGAAATGATTATATTTTTTCGGTTGTGCTGACACATTAAGTATATGATGCCTTGCTGTATGTGATGGTGATCTGTATAAGTACTCTTAAAGAAAGGAAAAGGATGAATTTGTTTTGCATGTTTGCAGCTTCCTTTGCGTCGGGAATCACGGGCTTTGTTCCTACCCTATGCTTGGACCTACATACCCACCTTTAGCTACATGGAGTGTATACATGGCTTAAGTCTTCTTTTATAATGGTTGTGTCTGTTATGGTTGAAATAATCAGCTGTTATGCGAAAACTAGTAAGCAAATCTTGAACGATGATaaatcacacaacaaaagagaaatatactaAAAGAGACATAATCATTTAACATGGTTCGATCAATTGACCTACATCCACgggcggagatgagcaatccactatataaaagagagtacaaaaatatcgagagaataacctcacaaagaGGCAAACATAAGTGGCAGACTAACAATTGTCCCGAAATTCTCCCCCTAAATGTTTACATGAGTTTATGAAGTATTCAGCTGATTAACAGTGCGGGGTCGGGGCAGCTATGAAGGAATTGTACTGTGGATTACCAGCgatgtgttctatggcttcgagccaagtagGGGATTCTGCTATCGGCGATCGGATTGcagggtcatgtattgtatcaGTTTTTGGACTAAGGAATGCTCGTGTATTAACTATGATTTGAGAAGGGTTTCATCGAGGATGATTTCGAGCAAGGGATCGGTGGATGTACGATGTACTACACCTTATGGGTAAATAGAGGTCTTGGGATGATTCAGGTTTGATGCTCGTTGTGGATGTTGTGTACAAGGAAAAATGAATCGCTTGGTTGCTTCTTTGGATATTCATGAGCTTGTGAAGCACGGATTTTTCTGTGCGTATTGGCGGTGTAATGGAGATTTGATCAAGGTGAATGACTTTCGAGGAGGTTCTGATAAGTTCCATGTTCATATATGACATTTAAGGATTTTCGAATTTATGTATGGCTAGGGCTTGGAATCGGTAGTGGATGGTTCCTGGATTGGCAGTACTTCTATATAAATATGGACTCTACATGGAAGTAATAGAGAGATACATGAAACAACTTCGGATTCGCAGAAGGTCCTTTCAGAGAGAGCATTTCAgagtactcttgggtttggcagtatgcgtgactcggttgagttagaggaaaTCAGTTCTGATGACTTGATAATGTGTTAACGGGTTTCGAAGAATTCATGATGGTTATGGCCACGGTTTGGAGTTTATGTCTTCTACGGGTAGAGAAAATGTGTTGCGTGTGGTGATGTCCTTCCAGATTGAGTTAAATGGAAGGTTCTTGGTTGATGAGGTGTTCATCCTGCTGGTGATATAGAGTTTTTCATAATGTTTTCATATTCTCGCA of Nicotiana tomentosiformis chromosome 7, ASM39032v3, whole genome shotgun sequence contains these proteins:
- the LOC104113394 gene encoding uncharacterized protein produces the protein MMEDSGESGCNSKTSSNSGKNEDEEENNSSKFKDGGSSSNSTVEESEKKPSVRPYVRSKMPRLRWTPDLHLRFIHAVERLGGQDRATPKLVLQMMNIKGLNIAHVKSHLQMYRSKKMDDQSQGIAHHSLFMEGGDPNIYNLNQLPMFPTFHQRLNSTFRYENASWNCHGNWTRGQSTLDRSSRGFYTTLTERIFGSNHGREANEDLCKRNPSFISERSTLQTHEIKDEMGFFLERENHSGELTPILSHIAAKAQARAINLQKQTPLKRKVSDCDLDLNLSLGVKPRNESDNLCCTDSQKMLPYSCPIFQRDTTFGGSNTQSPSNNNDDNDNGSILSLSLSSPLSSSKVTRFKEDGNSNATTENARRGASTLDLTL